The Manihot esculenta cultivar AM560-2 chromosome 11, M.esculenta_v8, whole genome shotgun sequence genome includes a region encoding these proteins:
- the LOC110626528 gene encoding probable alpha-mannosidase At5g13980, with protein MEIRLLMFSVILFLGISISWVESKYMVYNTSQGIVPDKLNVHLVAHTHDDVGWLKTVDQYYVGSNNSIQGACVRNVLDSLIPSLLTDKNRKFIYVEMAFFQRWWRDQSEAMQHVVKQLVSSGQLEFINGGMCMHDEAVTHYIDMIDQTTLGHRFIKKEFGVTPRIGWQIDPFGHSAVQAYLLGAEVGFDSFFFGRIDYQDRAKRKNEKSLEVVWQGSDSLGSSSQIFAGAFPENYEPPPGGFYFEVNDPYPIVQDDMNLFDYNVPERVNDFVAAAISQANITRTNHIMWTMGTDFKYQYAETWFREMDKLIHYVNMDGRVNALYSTPSIYTDAKHAANESWPAKTDDFFPYADRVNAYWTGYFASRPALKRYVRMMSGYYLAARQLEFFKGRSNTGPNTDSLADAMAIAQHHDAVTGTEKQHVANDYAKRLSIGYTEAEKLVASSLACLAETTSHDGCQNPATKFQQCPLLNISYCPASEINQSHGKNLVVVVYNSLGWKRDDVIQIPVTDDEVTVHDSEGREIESQLIPLADVHIALRNTYVQAYLGKPPTDTPKYWLAFSVSLPPFGFSTYSISGSKSADTHSIKSSTYTFQTREQSTIEVGQGNLKLTFSEDESKKVNYINTRSSVEDSIEHTFSFYAGYNGTGNDTDPQNAGAYIFRPNGTFLIKPEKQNLLTVMRGPIVEEVHQQINQWIYQITRLYKGKEHVEVEFIVGPIPIDDGIGKEVATQITTTMGTNKTFYTDSNGRDFIKRIRDYRTDWNLEVNQPAAGNYYPINLGIYTKDDKKEFSVLVDRPLGGSSLVDGQIELMLHRRLLLDDSRGVAEALNETVCVLDQCKGLIIQGKYYFRIDPLGEGAKWRRSFGQEIYSPLLLAFAEEDGDNWSNSHITTFSATGSSYGLPDNVALITLQELDDGKVLLRLAHLYQIGEDKDLSVMTSVELKKLFNGKKIHKVAEMSLSANQERTEMEKKKLVWRAEGFERQEAAARGRPVDPAKLVVELAPMEIRTFVIDFYHTSRRVFDV; from the exons ATGGAGATTAGATTGTTGATGTTCTCTGTGATCCTTTTTCTGGGTATTTCGATTTCATGGGTGGAATCGAAGTACATGGTTTATAATACTTCACAAGGCATAGTTCCGGATAAGCTCAATGTTCACTTGGTTGCTCACACCCACGATGATGTTGGGTGGCTAAAGACCGTTGATCAGTACTATGTTGGCTCCAATAATTCAATCCAA GGTGCTTGTGTGCGAAATGTGTTGGATTCTCTTATACCTTCACTGTTGACTGACAAGAATCGCAAATTCATTTATGTTGAGATG GCATTTTTCCAACGATGGTGGAGAGATCAGAGTGAGGCTATGCAGCATGTTGTCAAGCAACTTGTGAGCTCGGGTCAGCTAGAATTCAT AAATGGGGGTATGTGCATGCACGACGAGGCGGTGACTCATTATATTGACATGATTGATCAGACAACCCTTGGGCATCGATTTATCAAAAAGGAATTTGGTGTGACTCCAAGAATTGGTTGGCAGATAGACCCTTTTGGACATTCTGCAGTGCAGGCTTACTTGTTGGGAGCTGAA GTTGGATTTGACTCTTTTTTCTTTGGCCGGATAGATTACCAAGACCGGGCTAAGCGTAAAAATGAGAAGAGTCTTGAAGTTGTCTGGCAGGGTTCTGACAGTCTTGGTTCATCTTCACAG ATATTTGCTGGTGCATTCCCAGAAAACTATGAGCCTCCTCCTGGTGGTTTCTACTTTGAAGTCAATGATCCATATCCCATTGTTCAA GATGACATGAATTTGTTTGATTACAATGTTCCAGAACGGGTCAATGACTTTGTTGCTGCTGCAATTTCACAG GCTAATATAACTCGGACGAATCATATAATGTGGACCATGGGAACAGATTTTAAGTATCAGTATGCAGAGACATGGTTTCGAGAGATGGACAAACTGATCCACTATGTTAACATG GATGGACGTGTCAATGCTCTCTATTCTACCCCATCTATATATACTGATGCAAAACATGCTGCAAATGAGTCCTGGCCAGCAAAAACTGATGACTTCTTCCC gtatgcagaTCGTGTAAATGCTTACTGGACAGGATACTTTGCAAGTAGACCAGCCTTAAAACGCTATGTTAGGATGATGAGTGGCTACTACTTG GCTGCAAGACAACTAGAATTTTTTAAAGGAAGAAGTAATACAGGGCCAAACACAGACTCATTGGCAGATGCTATGGCAATTGCTCAACATCATGATGCAGTTACTGGTACAGAAAAGCAACATGTGGCTAATGATTATGCAAAGCGATTGTCAATAGGGTATACAGAG GCTGAAAAATTAGTTGCATCTTCACTTGCTTGCTTGGCTGAGACAACATCACATGATGGATGTCAGAATCCTGCTACAAAATTTCAACAG TGCCCTCTGCTGAATATAAGTTACTGTCCTGCATCAGAAATTAATCAATCTCATGGGAAAAACTTG GTGGTTGTGGTTTACAATTCTCTTGGATGGAAGAGAGATGATGTAATTCAAATTCCA GTTACCGATGATGAAGTTACAGTGCATGATTCTGAGGGAAGAGAAATTGAATCTCAGCTTATTCCTCTAGCAGATGTTCATATAGCCCTAAGGAATACCTATGTGCAGGCATACTTGGGTAAACCCCCAACGGATACACCCAAGTATTGGCTTGCATTTTCAGTCTCTCTTCCACCTTTCGGTTTCAGTACTTACTCAATTTCAGGTTCCAAAAGTGCAG ATACTCATTCAATCAAATCATCTACGTACACATTCCAAACAAGAGAGCAATCTACCATAGAAGTTGGTCAAGGAAATTTGAAGCTTACTTTTTCAGAAGATGAAAGCAAAaaagttaattatattaataccaGAAGCTCA GTTGAGGACTCCATTGAACACACATTCAGTTTTTATGCTGGATATAATGGAACTGGAAATGATACAGATCCCCAA AATGCCGGTGCATATATCTTCCGTCCAAATGGGACATTTCTCATAAAGCCTGAAAAACAG AATCTTTTGACTGTTATGCGCGGGCCTATAGTAGAAGAAGTACATCAACAGATCAATCAATGGATATATCAG ATCACCAGATTATACAAGGGAAAAGAACATGTTGAAGTTGAATTTATT GTTGGGCCTATACCCATTGATGATGGAATTGGCAAAGAAGTTGCAACACAGATTACAACTACTATGGGCACCAACAAAACATTTTATACAGATTCTAATGGACGTGATTTTATCAAAAGA ATTCGTGATTATAGGACAGACTGGAACCTTGAAGTCAACCAACCAGCTGCTGGAAACTACTATCCA ATCAACCTGGGAATTTATACCAAAGATGATAAGAAAGAATTTTCAGTTCTGGTCGATCGGCCTCTAGGAGGGTCTAGCTTAGTGGATGGACAAATAGAACTGATGCTCCATCG GAGACTGCTACTTGACGATTCCAGGGGTGTTGCAGAGGCTTTAAATGAAACAGTTTGTGTTCTTGATCAATGTAAAGGATTGATA ATCCAAGGGAAATATTATTTCAGAATTGACCCTTTAGGAGAAGGTGCAAAGTGGCGTCGTTCTTTTGGCCAGGAGATATATTCACCTCTCTTGCTGGCCTTTGCTGAGGAG GATGGAGATAACTGGAGTAATTCTCATATAACCACTTTCTCGGCCACTGGTTCCTCCTATGGTTTACCTGATAATGTTGCACTTATAACTCTTCAG GAGCTTGATGATGGAAAAGTTCTCCTACGGTTAGCACATTTGTATCAG ATCGGAGAGGACAAGGATCTTTCTGTGATGACAAGCGTAGAACTGAAGAAGTTGTTTAATGGCAAGAAG ATTCACAAAGTTGCAGAAATGAGCTTATCTGCCAATCAAGAAAGAACagagatggagaagaagaaacTTGTCTGGAGAGCTGAAGGTTTCGAAAGACAAGAAGCAGCAGCGAGGGGCAGACCAGTTGATCCTGCAAAACTGGTGGTGGAACTTGCCCCAATGGAAATTCGAACCTTTGTTATCGATTTCTATCACACATCCCGCCGCGTGTTTGATGTCTAA
- the LOC110626422 gene encoding RING finger protein 10 isoform X2 yields MSILPFKAQGSTSSSSLDSISPNPNSNYGSSLSPPQSPSSLSRQFQSIQFPDSQSPIAASGLFASAAEDSGGSSEKVNELSTPNGKRSLPQQNGETHALSHLGGQGVGSAQPRGKILGSAGSPQVHQSNIRNTNQGGSAHSSGRRAQMMNANHLLNFHYDPIARNQPRAPPPRRQQKTKPYNKDLFLQANYKFVVLDTGNYAPELMDPDKMLRWEDIVCVRYATSCPVQCPICLEYPLCPQITSCGHIFCFPCILRYLLMGKEDHKGDCFKRCPLCFVMISQKDLYTLHIENVKQNCVGDNIEFVLLTRQKDSFTPSQKNNLEIDTVLSCNDEVSDPFSKFTFTSDVELSVRKAISDLDGWLARADSGLVDDLEQLPYVCAAMEQLKHRKKYWNQQQVHDGGGNSKCSNNQKQSQELLLTSNANCVYREDSTSRYSTQSVDINDENRHYDNVKVDLFGSPEGEDAILSSSHDGSKKLQKRDVKENDSYNFYQAVDGQHLILHPLNMKCLLHHYGSYDVLPHRISGKILQLETVTQSEAMRRRYRYLSHFSLTTTFQLCEIDLSEMLPPDALFPFMDEIKKREKQRKQLAKKERKESVKAEVAAAAQSVTSLSNSAQSFHDDSPKFSVDDFEALGSSTTMPSSPPTSSSPPFVGERILFSNVARLGFAAGHDSPALKIEETSAACGASGTRAVEFVLRIDH; encoded by the exons ATGTCCATCTTGCCTTTCAAAGCCCAAGGTTCCACTTCGTCTTCTTCGCTTGATTCCATCTCTCCTAACCCTAATTCTAATTATGGCAGCTCCCTCTCTCCTCCTCAATCTCCATCTTCTCTCTCTCGCCAATTCCAATCCATACAATTCCCCGATTCTCAATCTCCAATCGCTGCATCAG GCCTATTTGCTTCAGCTGCAGAAGATTCGGGTGGATCTTCCGAGAAG GTGAATGAATTAAGTACACCAAATGGGAAGAGAAGTTTGCCTCAACAAAATGGTGAGACACATGCCCTGTCTCACCTTGGTGGTCAGGGGGTCGGATCTGCTCAGCCCAGAGGGAAAATATTGGGGTCTGCTGGCTCTCCTCAAGTTCATCAAAGTAATATTCGTAACACTAATCAAGGAGGCAGTGCACACTCATCTGGAAGAAGAGCCCAGATGATGAATGCAAACCATTTATTGAATTTTCACTATGACCCCATTGCCCGTAATCAACCAAGAGCCCCTCCTCCAAGACGGCAGCAGAAGACAAAGCCTTACAACAAGGATTTATTCCTTCAGGCTAATTACAAGTTTGTTGTGTTAGATACAGGGAATTATGCACCTGAATTGATGGATCCTGATAAAATGCTTCGGTGGGAGGATATAGTCTGTGTGAGGTATGCAACCTCATGTCCAGTGCAGTGTCCTATTTGTTTGGAATATCCTCTATGCCCACAGATAACTTCATGTGGACACATATTTTGTTTCCCCTGCATTCTCCGGTATTTGCTAATGGGCAAGGAGGATCACAAAGGTGATTGCTTTAAAAGATGTCCTTTATGTTTTGTGATGATATCTCAGAAGGATTTGTACACCCTCCATATTGAGAATGTTAAGCAGAACTGTGTTGGTGATAACATAGAGTTCGTGCTTCTAACTCGGCAAAAAGATTCGTTTACTCCATCTCAGAAAAATAATTTGGAGATAGATACCGTGCTGAGTTGCAATGATGAGGTCTCTGATCCCTTCTCAAAGTTTACATTTACTTCAGATGTAGAACTGTCTGTGAGAAAAGCAATATCAGATTTGGATGGTTGGCTAGCTAGAGCTGATTCAGGACTCGTGGATGACTTGGAGCAGCTTCCATATGTTTGTGCTGCAATGGAACAATTAAAACATAGAAAGAAGTATTGGAATCAGCAGCAAGTTCATGATGGTGGTGGAAACTCTAAATGTTCCAACAATCAGAAACAATCTCAAGAGCTTTTGCTAACCTCAAACGCTAACTGTGTTTATCGTGAAGATTCTACTTCTAGATATTCAACACAATCAGTTGATATCAATGATGAAAACAGGCATTATGACAATGTGAAAGTGGATTTGTTTGGGTCGCCAGAGGGCGAAGATGCAATTTTATCATCCTCGCATGATGGAAGCAAGAAATTGCAGAAAAGAGATGTCAAGGAAAATGACTCGTACAATTTCTACCAG GCAGTTGATGGTCAGCACCTTATTCTTCACCCTCTAAACATGAAGTGTCTTCTACACCATTATGGGAGCTATGATGTTCTTCCACACAG AATAAGTGGAAAAATCTTGCAGTTGGAAACTGTGACTCAATCAGAGGCTATGAGAAGACGCTATCGTTATTTAAGTCATTTTTCTTTAACGACGACATTTCAa CTATGTGAAATTGATTTGAGTGAGATGTTACCTCCTGATGCCCTGTTTCCATTCATGGATGAGATCAAGAAGCGTGAGAAGCAGAGGAAGCAACTAGCCAAAAAG GAACGGAAGGAGAGTGTCAAGGCTGAAGTAGCTGCTGCTGCACAATCTGTGACCAGTTTATCTAATTCTGCACAATCCTTTCATGATGACTCCCCTAAATTTTCGGTTGATGATTTTGAAG CTCTTGGAAGTTCCACCACAATGCCATCAAGTCCTCCAACGTCATCAAGCCCACCTTTTGTTGGGGAGAGGATACTGTTCTCAAATGTTGCAAGGCTTGGTTTTGCTGCTGGCCATGATTCTCCAGCTCTGAAAATTGAGGAAACTAGTGCTGCTTGTGGTGCATCCG GTACAAGAGCAGTTGAATTTGTTCTGCGGATCGATCATTGA
- the LOC110626422 gene encoding RING finger protein 10 isoform X1: protein MSILPFKAQGSTSSSSLDSISPNPNSNYGSSLSPPQSPSSLSRQFQSIQFPDSQSPIAASGLFASAAEDSGGSSEKVNELSTPNGKRSLPQQNGETHALSHLGGQGVGSAQPRGKILGSAGSPQVHQSNIRNTNQGGSAHSSGRRAQMMNANHLLNFHYDPIARNQPRAPPPRRQQKTKPYNKDLFLQANYKFVVLDTGNYAPELMDPDKMLRWEDIVCVRYATSCPVQCPICLEYPLCPQITSCGHIFCFPCILRYLLMGKEDHKGDCFKRCPLCFVMISQKDLYTLHIENVKQNCVGDNIEFVLLTRQKDSFTPSQKNNLEIDTVLSCNDEVSDPFSKFTFTSDVELSVRKAISDLDGWLARADSGLVDDLEQLPYVCAAMEQLKHRKKYWNQQQVHDGGGNSKCSNNQKQSQELLLTSNANCVYREDSTSRYSTQSVDINDENRHYDNVKVDLFGSPEGEDAILSSSHDGSKKLQKRDVKENDSYNFYQAVDGQHLILHPLNMKCLLHHYGSYDVLPHRISGKILQLETVTQSEAMRRRYRYLSHFSLTTTFQLCEIDLSEMLPPDALFPFMDEIKKREKQRKQLAKKERKESVKAEVAAAAQSVTSLSNSAQSFHDDSPKFSVDDFEALGSSTTMPSSPPTSSSPPFVGERILFSNVARLGFAAGHDSPALKIEETSAACGASGTRNPGTPTFANIISREKTGENVDAPKNEIGKKGKKQSRILLSTAGGRRY from the exons ATGTCCATCTTGCCTTTCAAAGCCCAAGGTTCCACTTCGTCTTCTTCGCTTGATTCCATCTCTCCTAACCCTAATTCTAATTATGGCAGCTCCCTCTCTCCTCCTCAATCTCCATCTTCTCTCTCTCGCCAATTCCAATCCATACAATTCCCCGATTCTCAATCTCCAATCGCTGCATCAG GCCTATTTGCTTCAGCTGCAGAAGATTCGGGTGGATCTTCCGAGAAG GTGAATGAATTAAGTACACCAAATGGGAAGAGAAGTTTGCCTCAACAAAATGGTGAGACACATGCCCTGTCTCACCTTGGTGGTCAGGGGGTCGGATCTGCTCAGCCCAGAGGGAAAATATTGGGGTCTGCTGGCTCTCCTCAAGTTCATCAAAGTAATATTCGTAACACTAATCAAGGAGGCAGTGCACACTCATCTGGAAGAAGAGCCCAGATGATGAATGCAAACCATTTATTGAATTTTCACTATGACCCCATTGCCCGTAATCAACCAAGAGCCCCTCCTCCAAGACGGCAGCAGAAGACAAAGCCTTACAACAAGGATTTATTCCTTCAGGCTAATTACAAGTTTGTTGTGTTAGATACAGGGAATTATGCACCTGAATTGATGGATCCTGATAAAATGCTTCGGTGGGAGGATATAGTCTGTGTGAGGTATGCAACCTCATGTCCAGTGCAGTGTCCTATTTGTTTGGAATATCCTCTATGCCCACAGATAACTTCATGTGGACACATATTTTGTTTCCCCTGCATTCTCCGGTATTTGCTAATGGGCAAGGAGGATCACAAAGGTGATTGCTTTAAAAGATGTCCTTTATGTTTTGTGATGATATCTCAGAAGGATTTGTACACCCTCCATATTGAGAATGTTAAGCAGAACTGTGTTGGTGATAACATAGAGTTCGTGCTTCTAACTCGGCAAAAAGATTCGTTTACTCCATCTCAGAAAAATAATTTGGAGATAGATACCGTGCTGAGTTGCAATGATGAGGTCTCTGATCCCTTCTCAAAGTTTACATTTACTTCAGATGTAGAACTGTCTGTGAGAAAAGCAATATCAGATTTGGATGGTTGGCTAGCTAGAGCTGATTCAGGACTCGTGGATGACTTGGAGCAGCTTCCATATGTTTGTGCTGCAATGGAACAATTAAAACATAGAAAGAAGTATTGGAATCAGCAGCAAGTTCATGATGGTGGTGGAAACTCTAAATGTTCCAACAATCAGAAACAATCTCAAGAGCTTTTGCTAACCTCAAACGCTAACTGTGTTTATCGTGAAGATTCTACTTCTAGATATTCAACACAATCAGTTGATATCAATGATGAAAACAGGCATTATGACAATGTGAAAGTGGATTTGTTTGGGTCGCCAGAGGGCGAAGATGCAATTTTATCATCCTCGCATGATGGAAGCAAGAAATTGCAGAAAAGAGATGTCAAGGAAAATGACTCGTACAATTTCTACCAG GCAGTTGATGGTCAGCACCTTATTCTTCACCCTCTAAACATGAAGTGTCTTCTACACCATTATGGGAGCTATGATGTTCTTCCACACAG AATAAGTGGAAAAATCTTGCAGTTGGAAACTGTGACTCAATCAGAGGCTATGAGAAGACGCTATCGTTATTTAAGTCATTTTTCTTTAACGACGACATTTCAa CTATGTGAAATTGATTTGAGTGAGATGTTACCTCCTGATGCCCTGTTTCCATTCATGGATGAGATCAAGAAGCGTGAGAAGCAGAGGAAGCAACTAGCCAAAAAG GAACGGAAGGAGAGTGTCAAGGCTGAAGTAGCTGCTGCTGCACAATCTGTGACCAGTTTATCTAATTCTGCACAATCCTTTCATGATGACTCCCCTAAATTTTCGGTTGATGATTTTGAAG CTCTTGGAAGTTCCACCACAATGCCATCAAGTCCTCCAACGTCATCAAGCCCACCTTTTGTTGGGGAGAGGATACTGTTCTCAAATGTTGCAAGGCTTGGTTTTGCTGCTGGCCATGATTCTCCAGCTCTGAAAATTGAGGAAACTAGTGCTGCTTGTGGTGCATCCG GTACAAGAAATCCAGGTACACCAACATTTGCCAATATAATATCCAGAGAGAAAACGGGAGAAAATGTGGATGCTCCCAAGAACGAGATtggaaagaaaggaaagaaacaGAGTAGGATCCTTCTGTCGACAGCAGGTGGTCGGCGCTACTGA